From the bacterium genome, the window CTCTATCCGGCCCTCTACGTGACCGTCGGCGGCATCTGGATGGCCGGTCAGCGCGATCTGGTATGCGGACACGTGCTGTTCATCGCGTTGTGGTTTGACTGGCTCGCGTGGCAGCGCGGGAAGTCGGCACTGCAACTCGGCACCGGGGCGTGCCTGGCGATGGCCTTCCTGACCAAACCCACGAGTGGATTTCTGGGACCGGCGCTGATTCTAATCGCGTGGATGCGAATTGCGTCCGAACGCGAGCGCATGCGCGAGGCCGTTGCGCATCTTCTGATTGCCGGGATCACAAGTGTGATCGGCGTACTGGCCGGTCTTGCAATCGTGCTCGCCTTGGGAACGCCTCTCGAAGCGATGCGGGATGCGCTCCTCACCATGAATTTGCCCGCCTATCGGGGAGAGAGCGCCAGTTGGAACAGACTTGCCACCACGGCGCTCGAACAGCACGGAAGGTCATGGCCGTGGATCTCCGCACTCGCTCTGGGAGCTTGCATCTCCATCTGGTTCAACGGCTCTCGTTGGGCACGCTCCGCGTGCCTCGGGCTCGTCTTGCTCGCATTCTCTGGGCTCCTGTCGTACCTCCTGCAGGCTCGGGGTTTTGCCTATCACCTGGGCCTGCATTTCACGGCCTTGCTGGCTCTCGCGTGCATCGGCGCAGGCCGCCTTCTGCGCAGTGCAAACTCTGGAACACGAACCGGGCCCCGCCTCGCCGCGGGCGCACTACTCTTGTTGGTCGTTCTTGGCACCGGTTTGAAACTGCGCAATACCCTGGCAACACCTGCACTCTGGCTCACTGGTTCCGAGTCCGATGCGAACTACTTTGCGCGTTACGAGGCGGGGGGTGTGCTGACCGTGGCGGATGCCGTGGCTCTGAGCGAGCGCGCTCGAGCGCAGATTCCAGCGGGGGAAACGTTGCTGGTCTGGAGCACCACGAGTCTCGTCAATTTCCTGGCCGAGATTCCACAGCCGACCCGTTTCTACTATTTTCCGACTCTCGCGCGAGCCCTGCCGGATACGGAGTTGGGTGGGCGCTGGAACGAAGCCTTTCGAGAGGATCTGGAACGCGGCCCACCGGCGTGGTGCTACGTGGATCGCGAGGCCATGCACGCCCGATTCCGCAGGATGCCGGCCTGGCGTGACCTGAACGAGTTTCTCCGCGAGCGTTATTTCCCGCTCGAGATGGACCGGGGCCTGGAACTCTACGAACGACGCCCCGTTCAGTCGGCTCTTTGAGCACCATGTCGATGCATAAGGACTACTCCTTGAGCACCATGTCGATGCATAAAACAGCCGCCAGCATCAACGGACGCACCGTGCTGTCGCTCGGCAGGGTTTCCGAGATGCTCACCATGTAATTGTCTGCACTGGTGAACAGTTCCTTTCCGACGCCCGCCCACTTCTTGTCGACCTCGCCCAGTTCCGCACCATTGTGTTCGAAGCGGAAGTTCCAGCCCGTCCACTTGCCATTGAGTGAGCACACCTGCTGGTCCATGTGGTCGAGAACGTCGAACTTGCCACCGATCGAAAAGAGCTTCTGCTTGAAGCCTCCGATCTTGCGACCCGAGCCGTCGCAGACTTCGACACTGGATAGGAAGAGCGAGATACCCCGTTTGACCGTGAAGATTACGTTCCCGTTGGGCTGGCGTACTTCGATCTCGAAAGGGGTCATCCTCTTGTAGTCTGTGAAGCGCAGAATCCGGGTGAGCAGGCCGAGCTTTTCCTCGCGACACTCGAGAATCTTCTCCTCTGTGTGCGGGTCATAGATGTCGAAGTTGTTGGCGGCTTTGAATACGCCGACGTGCTCCTTGACCAGGAACAGATTCTTGCTGAGGATCTCGTCCATCGTGGCCTCCACGGGTTGTTTGTCGTCTTACCATCGGCAGGGGACCGCGCCATTATGAGCGTTTCATGACAGGTGATAGATCGCCGCGTCTCGCTGGGGTGAGTCCGCGTCAGGGAAGGTCTGTGAGGCGTAGCGAATGACGGGTTCGAGGCCGACGGGCGGCGCGGATGGGCGCTCCGGATCGCTGATCACGATGCTCCGTCCCTCTCTTCGCAAGCCGAGCAGCCAATCCCGGATCGAGGTCTCGTAAAGGACGTCACTCGCGAGCAGAACCTCCCAGTCGTCGGGTGGTTCGGTCGAAGTGCGAATCTCCACGCCGTTCAGTTCTGCATTGATCTCAACGGCTCTCAGTGCTCCCCTGTCGAGATCCACGGCCCTTACTTCTCGCGCTCCGGCCAGCGCGGCCGATACTGCGATCACGCCCGACCCCGTGCCGAAATCGACAACTCTTCGGCCTTTCACCAGGTCGGCATGATCGAGCAGGTACCGCGCCAGCGCCTGACCGCTTCCCCAGCAAAAAGCCCAATAGGGAGGAGGTTCGGAGTCGCGCAGACTCCGACAACACGCTTCCAGGTCGATGTTCTCACCGAGCAGCCAGAGTTCGATTTCCGGGCACAGGGGGAGTCGCCGCCGGACCAACGGATGACCGAAGGCCGTTCGTACAGCCTCGTCTGGCAAATTCGGAAGCCTGTCCGACGCACTCGTCATTGCGGGGATGTCCTTTCCGACTTCCGACTTCCGATTGCCGACTTCCGATTGCCGACTGGGCACAGGCTTCAGGGTAGCACCCGTCTTCCAGGGACGGCCCGCTCGACGGGCGCTTCGGAGCGGACTACGCTGCGGCCATGAAGACGCGTTCCTTCGTCCAGTACCACTACCGCCACTTCAACGCAGCCGCGCTGCGCGACGCTGCAGAGGGTTTCGTCGCCCATCTGGAGGGGGGAGGGCAGATGTTTCTCACCTTGGCGGGCGCGATGAGCACAGCGGAGCTCGGCTTGTCGCTGGCTGAGATGATCCGCCGCGAGAAGGTTCACGCCCTTTGTTGCACGGGAGCCAATCTCGAAGAGGACATCTTCAATCTCGTCGCGCACGATCACTACGAGCGCATTCCCAACTACCGGAACCTGAAGGTCGAAGAAGAAAGGGAACTCGAACGCAAAGGGCTCAATCGCGTCACCGACACGTGTATTCCCGAAGCCGAAGCCTTCCGGGCAGTCGAAAAGCCATTGCTCGAGATCTGGCGACGCGCTGCGGCCGATCAGGAGCG encodes:
- a CDS encoding glycosyltransferase family 39 protein, yielding MGENSSSQFRMNSAGVPVLAALGLWMAVMGVLYAALPASPDQYELDYLGWRLLAGDRLYVDVVDENWPFGVWLHALSTFLFGNQLYAWRILDFLLMLLGLAFLADLVRRIWGRTVALGVFALYPALYVTVGGIWMAGQRDLVCGHVLFIALWFDWLAWQRGKSALQLGTGACLAMAFLTKPTSGFLGPALILIAWMRIASERERMREAVAHLLIAGITSVIGVLAGLAIVLALGTPLEAMRDALLTMNLPAYRGESASWNRLATTALEQHGRSWPWISALALGACISIWFNGSRWARSACLGLVLLAFSGLLSYLLQARGFAYHLGLHFTALLALACIGAGRLLRSANSGTRTGPRLAAGALLLLVVLGTGLKLRNTLATPALWLTGSESDANYFARYEAGGVLTVADAVALSERARAQIPAGETLLVWSTTSLVNFLAEIPQPTRFYYFPTLARALPDTELGGRWNEAFREDLERGPPAWCYVDREAMHARFRRMPAWRDLNEFLRERYFPLEMDRGLELYERRPVQSAL
- a CDS encoding RNAase; the protein is MDEILSKNLFLVKEHVGVFKAANNFDIYDPHTEEKILECREEKLGLLTRILRFTDYKRMTPFEIEVRQPNGNVIFTVKRGISLFLSSVEVCDGSGRKIGGFKQKLFSIGGKFDVLDHMDQQVCSLNGKWTGWNFRFEHNGAELGEVDKKWAGVGKELFTSADNYMVSISETLPSDSTVRPLMLAAVLCIDMVLKE
- a CDS encoding methyltransferase, with amino-acid sequence MTSASDRLPNLPDEAVRTAFGHPLVRRRLPLCPEIELWLLGENIDLEACCRSLRDSEPPPYWAFCWGSGQALARYLLDHADLVKGRRVVDFGTGSGVIAVSAALAGAREVRAVDLDRGALRAVEINAELNGVEIRTSTEPPDDWEVLLASDVLYETSIRDWLLGLRREGRSIVISDPERPSAPPVGLEPVIRYASQTFPDADSPQRDAAIYHLS